In the Populus trichocarpa isolate Nisqually-1 chromosome 1, P.trichocarpa_v4.1, whole genome shotgun sequence genome, one interval contains:
- the LOC18094209 gene encoding vacuolar protein sorting-associated protein 55 homolog, with protein MMPDLPGYMWACLRTGKLPFLAILVSGGIALQILACALYNNWWPMLTVIMYVLLPMPLLFYAGSNSSSLLTESDSGWVNATKFLTGASAIGSIAIPVILKHAGVIGWGALAMELSSFFVFVIAIMCYIGMSDDDDYSML; from the exons ATGATGCCGGACTTACCGGGTTACATGTGGGCCTGTTTACGTACTGGCAAGCTTCCTTTCTTGGCCATTTTGGTTTCTGGAGGAATTGCGTTGCAAATCTTG GCATGTGCCTTGTACAATAACTGGTGGCCGATGCTAACTG TAATAATGTACGTGCTTCTTCCAATGCCTTTGCTGTTCTATGCGGGTTCTAATAGTTCCTCACTTCTCACAGAATCTGATAGTGG TTGGGTCAATGCAACAAAGTTCCTGACCGGAGCTTCAGCAATTGGAAGCATTGCAATACCAGTTATTTTAAAGCATGCCGGTGTTATTGGATGGGGAGCGCTAGCAATGGAGCTTTCgtcattttttgtatttgtcaTTGCCATAATGTGTTACATAGGCATGAGCGATGATGATGATTACAGTATGCTCTGA
- the LOC18094210 gene encoding uncharacterized protein LOC18094210, with translation MGLLSWFQRSSKPESKSASSSTKPETSPPSEIPGMNGAVEVPRPPPKNVTVFEFGSVSATADKVTLAGFCPVSDDLEPCRWEIMPASDSDAPQFRVVF, from the coding sequence ATGGGTCTCCTCTCGTGGTTCCAAAGAAGCTCCAAACCCGAGTCAAAATCCGCTTCTAGCTCCACGAAACCCGAAACCTCCCCGCCCTCCGAAATCCCCGGTATGAACGGCGCCGTCGAGGTACCCCGACCGCCCCCCAAGAACGTCACCGTTTTCGAGTTTGGGTCTGTATCTGCTACTGCGGATAAGGTTACTCTTGCCGGGTTCTGCCCCGTATCCGACGACCTCGAGCCTTGCCGCTGGGAAATCATGCCGGCGAGTGATTCCGACGCTCCTCAGTTTCGCGTTGTATTTTAA
- the LOC18094211 gene encoding uncharacterized protein LOC18094211, which produces MPDPIPDRVKRLWDHWNIRSAILASLSLQAFLILFASQRKRTAHKLVIFLIWSGYLLADTVANFAIGHISTSQGTSDRKHRDNNDLLAFWAPFLLVHLGGPDTITAFALEDNELWLRHMLTFATQGFATLYVFFLTLTSNKVWIPTVLLFLAGVIKYFERTYSLYSASLDQFRDSMLEDPDPGPNYAKLMEEYDSKIEAKIPTEIIIIEEPDKQMPTTARDTQIKKLKDDLEVVQRAYYYFNIFKGLIVDLIFSFKDRNESRKFFHSIDAEDALKVLEVELNFIYEVLFTKAVVVHSVIGYVFRLLSFILVLVALALFRFIVKNKKDTFHPLDVKFTYVLLLGSVSLDTIAFVRAIFSDWTVADLNKPGKHPDSCWKSCVAFFSAWKVPLFNVKRAIFKLIGLRSWSESVKGYNLVRYCVNRPKGRIGIFMDKVLDFVGLKDFFDGIFRVSNKRFTSELWEVIFDELQKKSDSADDPEDAKTICSARGNLALQDNDWDKNLKEKLMPYVVNVTYDESLLLWHITTELLYNKDGNADQRSDDKSFCKLLLECMCNSYDDTDQKYDEKELSMLLSDYMMYLLIMQPAMMAAVAGIGKIRFRDTCAEAERFFKRRDLGSNKEWGACDSILGVNTEVKPVDVKGDRSKSVLFDACRLAKLLEREEKRWELLSKVWVELLSYAAGHCRATAHAQQVSKGGELITFVWLLMAHFGLADQFQINKGHARAKLIVGK; this is translated from the coding sequence ATGCCAGATCCCATACCAGATAGGGTCAAGAGGCTATGGGATCATTGGAATATCAGATCTGCTATTCTTGCTAGCCTCTCATTGCAGGCCTTTCTCATACTGTTTGCCTCCCAGAGGAAACGCACTGCccataaattagttattttcttgATCTGGTCGGGTTACTTACTGGCAGATACAGTGGCAAACTTTGCCATAGGACACATCTCCACCAGCCAAGGCACCAGCGACCGTAAGCATAGAGACAACAATGATCTCTTGGCGTTTTGGGCTCCATTTCTTTTGGTTCACCTTGGTGGCCCAGACACCATCACTGCTTTTGCTCTTGAGGATAACGAACTCTGGCTTAGGCACATGCTCACATTCGCCACGCAGGGCTTCGCTACCCTTTATGTCTTCTTCCTGACACTTACCAGTAATAAGGTATGGATCCCGACAGTCCTCCTTTTTCTTGCTGGTGTCATCAAATACTTCGAGCGGACATATTCTTTATACAGTGCGAGCCTGGATCAATTTCGTGACTCTATGCTCGAAGATCCAGACCCGGGACCCAACTACGCCAAGCTCATGGAGGAATATGATTCGAAGATTGAGGCCAAGATCCCaacagaaataataataattgaggaGCCTGATAAACAAATGCCGACTACAGCTCGCGATACACAAATTAAGAAACTGAAAGATGATCTTGAGGTTGTGCAAAGAGCTTATTACTACTTCAACATTTTCAAAGGACTGATTGTTGATCTCATCTTCAGCTTCAAGGATCGGAATGAGAGCCGCAAGTTCTTCCACAGCATTGATGCAGAAGATGCTTTGAAAGTACTAGAGGTAGAGCTCAATTTCATCTACGAAGTTCTCTTTACAAAGGCTGTTGTTGTGCACTCCGTAATTGGATATGTTTTCCGCCTTTTGTCcttcattttggttttggttgcCCTTGCATTATTTCGTTTCATTGTCAAGAACAAGAAGGACACATTTCACCCGCTTGATGTTAAATTTACGTACGTGTTGTTGTTGGGTTCCGTTTCGCTTGATACAATAGCCTTCGTCAGGGCCATTTTCTCTGACTGGACAGTGGCTGATCTCAATAAACCTGGGAAACATCCCGATTCTTGTTGGAAATCTTGTGTGGCATTTTTCTCTGCATGGAAAGTGCCCCTTTTCAATGTCAAACGTGCCATCTTTAAACTCATTGGTCTTCGCAGCTGGTCTGAGTCTGTCAAAGGCTATAATTTGGTAAGATACTGTGTCAACAGACCTAAAGGCCGGATAGGCATTTTCATGGACAAAGTTCTTGATTTTGTGGGTCTCAAAGATTTCTTTGATGGGATATTTCGAGTGTCCAACAAGCGATTCACTAGTGAACTTTGGGAAGTTATATTTGATGAGCTGCAAAAGAAGTCCGATTCTGCAGATGATCCAGAAGATGCCAAGACAATATGTTCAGCAAGGGGTAATTTGGCTCTCCAGGACAATGATTGGGACAAAAATCTCAAGGAGAAATTAATGCCTTACGTTGTCAATGTTACTTATGATGAGAGTCTTCTTCTGTGGCACATCACAACTGAGCTCCTGTACAACAAGGACGGCAATGCTGATCAGAGATCTGATGATAAAAGTTTCTGCAAGCTCCTTTTAGAATGCATGTGCAACTCCTATGATGATACAGATCAGAAATACGATGAAAAAGAACTCAGTATGCTCCTTTCAGATTATATGATGTATCTTCTCATTATGCAGCCAGCCATGATGGCAGCTGTGGCTGGTATTGGTAAAATAAGATTTCGAGATACCTGTGCTGAAGCTGAAAGGTTCTTTAAGAGAAGGGATTTAGGATCCAATAAAGAATGGGGAGCGTGTGATAGCATTCTTGGTGTGAATACAGAGGTAAAGCCTGTCGACGTGAAAGGAGATAGAAGCAAGTCAGTGTTGTTTGATGCATGTAGGCTGGCCAAGCTTCTAGAGCGGGAGGAGAAGAGATGGGAGCTACTGAGCAAAGTGTGGGTGGAATTATTGTCATATGCTGCAGGTCACTGCAGAGCAACTGCCCATGCCCAGCAAGTAAGTAAAGGTGGAGAGCTTATTACTTTTGTTTGGCTATTGATGGCTCATTTTGGCCTAGCGGACCAGTTCCAGATCAACAAGGGCCACGCAAGAGCAAAATTGATAGTTGGCAAGTAA